A DNA window from Sphingomonas profundi contains the following coding sequences:
- a CDS encoding permease: MAVLDRGEHALLMAAGMFWQTGWSLVLGFCLSAVLQAIIPAEQMRKAFGRGGAREIALATVAGAASSSCSYASAAIMRTLFKKGAALVASLAFLFASTNLVLELGVILFLLLGWEFMAAEWIGGVVLIVVMSVLVKLTFPRRLVEEARTYKEEGYGHEHMSAAAEGETWRARLASPEARIKVAQNFAMEWRMLWKDLAAGFLIGGFLSAFVPDSVWQALFLADASPAVRTVANVLIGPIVAMLTFVCSIGNVPLAAILWSGGASFGGVIAFLYADLIVLPLLDVYRRYFGWKMMAYMATIFFVTMAAAALVVDLGFQATGFVPDRAVDIRARMTKFSFNYTFWLNLVALVLAAYLFVQNRRHPMDHSAHHHGTDASA, encoded by the coding sequence ATGGCAGTACTGGACAGAGGCGAGCACGCGCTGCTCATGGCGGCAGGCATGTTCTGGCAGACCGGTTGGAGCCTCGTTCTCGGCTTCTGCTTGTCGGCCGTGCTGCAGGCGATCATCCCGGCCGAACAGATGCGCAAGGCGTTCGGCCGAGGCGGCGCCAGGGAGATCGCGCTTGCGACCGTCGCCGGCGCGGCGAGCTCCAGCTGCTCCTATGCCTCTGCGGCGATCATGCGGACCTTATTCAAGAAAGGCGCGGCGCTGGTCGCGAGCCTCGCGTTCCTGTTCGCATCCACTAATCTCGTGCTGGAGCTGGGCGTGATCCTGTTCCTGCTGCTGGGCTGGGAGTTCATGGCGGCGGAGTGGATCGGCGGCGTGGTGCTGATCGTGGTCATGAGCGTGCTGGTAAAGCTGACGTTCCCGAGACGGCTCGTCGAGGAGGCGCGGACCTATAAGGAGGAAGGGTACGGCCATGAGCATATGAGCGCAGCCGCCGAAGGCGAGACCTGGCGCGCCCGCCTCGCCAGTCCCGAGGCACGGATCAAGGTCGCGCAAAATTTCGCGATGGAATGGCGGATGCTCTGGAAGGATCTCGCCGCCGGCTTCCTGATCGGCGGCTTTCTCTCTGCCTTCGTGCCCGATAGCGTGTGGCAGGCGCTGTTCCTCGCCGACGCCTCGCCGGCGGTGCGGACCGTCGCCAATGTGCTGATCGGACCGATCGTGGCGATGCTCACCTTCGTCTGCTCAATCGGCAACGTGCCGCTCGCGGCCATCCTGTGGTCGGGCGGTGCGAGCTTCGGCGGGGTGATCGCCTTCCTCTATGCCGACCTGATCGTGCTACCGTTGCTCGACGTCTATCGTCGTTACTTCGGATGGAAGATGATGGCCTACATGGCGACAATCTTCTTCGTGACGATGGCGGCGGCGGCGCTGGTCGTCGATCTTGGCTTTCAGGCCACGGGCTTCGTGCCCGACCGCGCCGTGGACATCCGCGCACGAATGACAAAGTTCAGCTTCAACTACACCTTCTGGCTCAACCTGGTCGCGCTGGTGCTGGCGGCGTACCTGTTCGTTCAGAACCGCCGCCATCCCATGGACCACAGCGCCCATCATCACGGAACCGACGCCTCCGCATGA
- a CDS encoding mechanosensitive ion channel family protein, which produces MNLVNILLHRLREMVADFIRILPQLGIAMVILFATWFAAKFARRIADRLLSRTEVRGTLINLAETLVSVMIWIVGLMIASSIVLPGVTPANLLAVVGLGSVAVGFAFKDIFENFLAGILIMLRPKMRIGDMIECEDVAGKVEQITLRETYLRHLSNELVLVPNSFLFKNPVKILTDATKRRHQVEVGVGYDVDLEDAARVIEAAVRSADGVDPDQRIDVFAKQFGDSSIDFLVRWWAGSKPVDAHRSRDAVVRAIKRALDDAGMEIPFPYQTLTFKEPLPLVRARRDSPPAADPRPTRSGDDDGF; this is translated from the coding sequence ATGAATCTCGTCAACATTCTCCTCCATCGCCTGCGCGAGATGGTCGCGGACTTCATCCGCATTCTCCCGCAGCTCGGCATCGCGATGGTGATCCTGTTCGCGACCTGGTTCGCTGCGAAGTTCGCGCGCCGGATCGCGGATCGGCTCCTCAGCCGGACCGAGGTGCGCGGAACACTGATCAACCTCGCCGAGACGCTGGTCAGCGTGATGATCTGGATCGTCGGCCTTATGATCGCCAGCTCGATCGTCCTGCCGGGCGTCACTCCGGCCAATCTGCTCGCTGTCGTCGGACTTGGCTCGGTCGCGGTTGGCTTCGCGTTCAAGGACATCTTCGAGAACTTCCTCGCAGGCATCCTCATCATGCTTCGTCCTAAAATGCGGATCGGCGACATGATCGAGTGCGAAGATGTTGCCGGCAAGGTCGAGCAGATCACCCTGCGCGAAACCTATCTCCGCCACCTCAGCAACGAGCTGGTGCTCGTGCCCAACTCCTTCCTCTTCAAGAACCCGGTCAAGATCCTGACCGACGCGACCAAGCGCCGGCATCAGGTCGAGGTGGGCGTCGGCTATGACGTCGATCTCGAGGACGCGGCGCGCGTGATCGAAGCAGCGGTGCGGTCGGCGGACGGCGTCGACCCGGATCAGCGCATCGACGTGTTCGCCAAGCAATTCGGCGACAGCTCGATCGACTTCCTCGTCCGCTGGTGGGCCGGTTCCAAGCCGGTCGATGCCCACCGTTCGCGCGACGCGGTGGTGCGCGCGATCAAGCGTGCGCTGGACGATGCCGGAATGGAGATCCCGTTCCCGTATCAGACGCTTACCTTCAAGGAGCCGCTGCCGCTCGTGCGGGCGCGCAGGGATTCGCCACCTGCGGCCGATCCCAGGCCGACACGGAGCGGTGATGATGATGGCTTCTGA